From Sporosarcina sp. Te-1, the proteins below share one genomic window:
- a CDS encoding NAD kinase has product MADRRNIYIFSKQDAESLAKRENVKEALHHEGFFVTEKESDANIIISLGTDGTFLQAVRKTGFRQDCLYAGILTSGRHAMYCDFQYNQLREVIQSIRRSEIEVRRYPLLQVAIDGHEPFYCLNEFSIRSNIIRTFILDILIDEQCFETFLGDGLIISTPTGSAAYNKSVRGAVIDPLLPCLQVTELASVNNNSYRTLGSPFILSGHRKLRLHVHQDGNNFPSVAVDNEALGIRRVENVEIELSDKIVKTVKLKNNSFWEKVQRIYL; this is encoded by the coding sequence ATGGCCGATCGAAGGAATATTTATATCTTTTCAAAACAAGATGCGGAATCGCTGGCAAAAAGGGAAAATGTAAAAGAAGCCCTTCATCATGAAGGTTTCTTTGTAACAGAAAAAGAAAGTGATGCCAACATCATCATTTCACTAGGCACAGATGGCACTTTCCTGCAAGCTGTCCGAAAGACGGGATTTCGGCAAGACTGCCTTTACGCAGGCATTTTGACGTCAGGCAGGCACGCCATGTATTGTGATTTCCAATACAACCAACTGCGGGAAGTTATTCAATCCATCCGGCGATCTGAAATCGAAGTAAGAAGGTACCCACTATTGCAAGTGGCCATTGACGGGCACGAACCATTCTATTGTTTAAATGAATTCAGTATCCGTTCCAATATTATCCGTACATTCATTTTAGATATACTGATTGATGAACAATGCTTCGAAACATTTCTAGGTGACGGTTTGATCATCTCCACCCCGACAGGCAGTGCAGCTTACAATAAGTCAGTCCGTGGTGCCGTCATCGATCCATTGCTGCCGTGCCTTCAAGTAACTGAATTGGCATCGGTCAATAACAATAGCTATCGGACGCTGGGTTCCCCCTTCATACTAAGCGGCCATCGTAAATTACGTCTGCATGTTCATCAGGATGGAAACAACTTTCCTTCTGTCGCCGTGGATAATGAAGCTCTCGGCATTCGCAGAGTAGAAAATGTTGAAATCGAGCTGAGCGATAAAATTGTTAAAACAGTGAAATTGAAAAATAATTCGTTTTGGGAGAAAGTACAACGGATTTATTTATGA